A single window of Deinococcus reticulitermitis DNA harbors:
- the apaG gene encoding Co2+/Mg2+ efflux protein ApaG — protein MTAPSPSSPDILVTVQVRHLPEHSTPGRELFAYFITLENRSEDTWQLLARHWDIWDGRGQGYAVDGEGVVGEQPILAPGAQFTYNSFVTVEVLPGMMRGHYVMGDAWGARAQVPIPPFRLNVAEERTLN, from the coding sequence ATGACGGCTCCCTCTCCCTCCTCCCCCGACATCCTGGTGACGGTCCAGGTCCGGCATCTGCCCGAGCACAGCACGCCGGGGCGCGAACTGTTCGCCTACTTCATCACGCTCGAAAACCGCAGCGAGGACACCTGGCAACTCCTCGCGCGGCACTGGGACATCTGGGACGGACGCGGGCAGGGCTACGCAGTGGACGGCGAGGGCGTGGTGGGCGAGCAGCCGATCCTCGCGCCGGGCGCGCAGTTCACCTACAACTCCTTCGTGACCGTGGAGGTGCTGCCCGGCATGATGCGGGGCCACTACGTGATGGGGGACGCCTGGGGCGCGCGGGCGCAGGTGCCGATTCCGCCGTTTCGCCTCAATGTGGCGGAGGAACGGACGCTGAACTGA
- a CDS encoding M23 family metallopeptidase gives MFRPSVPVLLAGGALLGGAALARYGTPLPDSAVAQPARQFGLPFAGAPGPDSWLLGQGYGNTTGAYRQRRSTYGNLQGIHAGLDFSAPCGTPVRAIGDGVVAEVDGPHGSPPHNVVIDHAGNLSSLYGHLRVRSSLRVGQAVKRGQVIGESGDSQFTCVSAPHLHLELRDRSHQRFFNPLPYIAADWDTLALAGSFGRGYQYDLDAPRRWQTPETQPAALRGGALLNEFRRPWPPAPGGAR, from the coding sequence ATGTTCAGACCCAGTGTTCCGGTCCTGCTCGCAGGAGGCGCGCTGCTCGGGGGCGCGGCCCTCGCGCGCTACGGCACCCCGCTGCCCGACAGCGCCGTCGCCCAACCCGCGCGGCAGTTCGGCTTGCCCTTTGCCGGTGCGCCCGGCCCCGACTCCTGGCTGCTCGGGCAGGGCTACGGCAACACGACGGGGGCGTACCGCCAGCGCCGCTCCACCTACGGCAACCTGCAAGGCATCCACGCTGGGCTCGATTTCAGCGCCCCCTGCGGCACCCCGGTGCGCGCCATCGGCGACGGGGTGGTGGCCGAGGTGGACGGCCCGCACGGCAGCCCGCCGCACAACGTGGTGATCGACCACGCCGGCAACCTCAGCAGCCTCTACGGGCACCTGCGGGTGCGCTCCAGCCTGCGGGTGGGGCAGGCGGTGAAGCGCGGGCAGGTGATCGGGGAGAGCGGCGACTCGCAGTTCACCTGCGTGAGCGCGCCGCACCTGCACCTCGAGCTGCGCGACCGCTCGCACCAGCGCTTTTTTAACCCGCTGCCCTACATCGCCGCCGACTGGGACACGCTCGCGCTCGCCGGGTCCTTCGGGCGCGGCTACCAGTACGACCTCGACGCGCCGCGCCGCTGGCAGACCCCCGAGACCCAGCCGGCGGCCCTGCGCGGCGGGGCGCTGCTCAACGAGTTTCGCCGGCCCTGGCCCCCGGCGCCGGGAGGGGCGCGGTGA
- the purC gene encoding phosphoribosylaminoimidazolesuccinocarboxamide synthase: MTRGKLLYEGKAKRVYATDKSDEYIVEYKDDATAFNAQKRGEWAGKGETNNAISAHLYPLLEQAGIPTHFLGRLSEREQRVRAVTIVPVEVIVRNVAAGSFSKRLGVEEGTPLPRPVVEYCYKSDALGDPLINTDTAVSLGWASEEDLRRIRELALQVRDFLVPYFEARGVRLIDFKLEFGKLGTGEIVLADEISPDTCRFWDAATGEKMDKDRFRRDLGGEAEAYAEMRRRVTGGA, translated from the coding sequence ATGACCAGAGGCAAGCTGCTCTACGAAGGCAAGGCCAAACGCGTCTACGCCACCGATAAGAGCGACGAATACATCGTCGAGTACAAGGACGACGCCACCGCCTTCAATGCCCAGAAACGCGGCGAGTGGGCCGGCAAGGGCGAGACCAACAACGCGATCAGCGCTCATCTCTATCCCCTGCTGGAACAGGCCGGGATTCCCACCCACTTCCTCGGGCGGCTCTCCGAGCGCGAGCAGCGGGTCCGGGCCGTCACCATCGTCCCGGTCGAGGTGATCGTGCGCAACGTTGCCGCCGGGTCCTTTTCCAAACGGCTCGGCGTGGAGGAAGGCACGCCCCTGCCCCGCCCCGTCGTCGAGTACTGCTACAAATCCGACGCGCTCGGCGATCCCCTGATCAACACCGACACCGCCGTCAGCCTGGGCTGGGCGAGTGAAGAAGACCTGCGGCGCATTCGCGAACTGGCCCTCCAGGTCCGCGATTTTCTCGTGCCGTACTTCGAGGCGCGCGGCGTGCGCCTGATCGACTTCAAACTCGAATTCGGCAAGCTGGGGACCGGAGAGATCGTGCTCGCCGACGAGATCAGCCCAGACACCTGCCGGTTCTGGGACGCGGCGACCGGCGAGAAGATGGACAAAGACCGCTTTCGCCGTGATCTGGGCGGCGAGGCCGAGGCCTACGCCGAGATGCGGCGCCGGGTGACGGGCGGGGCCTGA
- the purS gene encoding phosphoribosylformylglycinamidine synthase subunit PurS, producing the protein MPKYHAKVFVTLKPSILDPQGRTVERALSHLEHHNVSSVRIGKYIELSLSGERAEVEAQLGEITASVLSNPIMEDARWELEEVK; encoded by the coding sequence ATGCCCAAGTACCACGCCAAAGTCTTCGTGACCCTCAAGCCCTCGATCCTCGACCCCCAGGGCCGCACCGTCGAGCGGGCGCTGTCGCACCTCGAACACCACAACGTCTCCAGCGTAAGGATCGGCAAATATATCGAGCTCTCCCTGAGCGGCGAGCGCGCGGAGGTCGAGGCGCAGCTCGGCGAGATCACCGCGAGCGTCCTGAGCAACCCGATCATGGAAGACGCGCGCTGGGAGCTTGAGGAAGTGAAGTGA
- the purQ gene encoding phosphoribosylformylglycinamidine synthase subunit PurQ, with amino-acid sequence MKTAVIQFPGSNCDADALHAARLLLDPDATFVWHTEGRLPEGTELVFLPGGFSYGDHLRSGAIAARSPIMQAVKAHAEAGGFVLGVCNGFQVLTEAGLLPGALSRNRDLHFMCKPVHLRVENATTDFTRAYAEGQTIEIPIAHGEGNYYADAATIAELEEQGRVVFRYTDNPNGSLNDIAGIVSERGNVLGMMPHPERAVELLLGSEDGRGVFDSLKTVKK; translated from the coding sequence GTGAAAACCGCCGTCATTCAGTTCCCCGGCAGCAACTGCGACGCCGATGCCCTGCACGCCGCCCGTCTGCTGCTCGACCCGGACGCGACCTTCGTGTGGCACACCGAAGGCAGGCTCCCCGAAGGCACCGAACTCGTGTTCCTGCCCGGCGGGTTTTCCTACGGCGACCACCTGCGGTCCGGCGCGATTGCGGCCCGCAGCCCCATCATGCAGGCGGTCAAGGCCCACGCCGAGGCCGGCGGCTTTGTCCTGGGCGTGTGCAACGGCTTTCAGGTGCTGACCGAGGCGGGGCTGCTGCCCGGCGCGCTCTCGCGCAACCGTGACCTGCACTTCATGTGCAAGCCGGTGCACCTGCGCGTGGAAAACGCCACCACCGACTTTACCCGCGCCTACGCGGAAGGCCAGACCATCGAAATCCCCATCGCGCACGGCGAGGGCAACTATTACGCCGACGCCGCCACCATCGCCGAACTCGAGGAACAGGGCCGGGTGGTGTTCCGGTATACCGACAACCCCAACGGCAGCCTCAACGACATCGCCGGCATCGTGAGTGAGCGCGGCAACGTGCTCGGCATGATGCCCCACCCCGAACGCGCCGTGGAGCTGCTGCTCGGCAGCGAGGACGGCCGGGGTGTCTTCGACAGCCTCAAGACGGTGAAGAAATGA